In a single window of the Pseudopipra pipra isolate bDixPip1 chromosome 21, bDixPip1.hap1, whole genome shotgun sequence genome:
- the TBX2 gene encoding T-box transcription factor TBX2 yields MRDPAFPGTAMAYHPFHAPRPADFPMSAFLAAAQPSFFPALALPPAALAKPMPDPGLAGAAEAGLHVSALGHHHQAAHLRSLKSLEPEEEVEDDPKVTLEAKELWDQFHKLGTEMVITKSGRRMFPPFKVRVSGLDKKAKYILLMDIVAADDCRYKFHNSRWMVAGKADPEMPKRMYIHPDSPATGEQWMAKPVAFHKLKLTNNISDKHGFTILNSMHKYQPRFHIVRANDILKLPYSTFRTYVFPETDFIAVTAYQNDKITQLKIDNNPFAKGFRDTGNGRREKRKQLSLPSLRMYEEPCKPDRDGGESDASSCEPSAVRDALHSPVGALPSPLRLKGSGREEKPGADSDAEVEKVPEERPVAAASPSGEDATPRGSPRCLEERGKERHSPEKVKDGASPREGPGEGLFGTRGLEKDKVEGRRKETEPGKKDTEGGGLGKEAFAPLMVHTDSPPHLSAGHLQSLALSGLHGQQFFSPLGAGQPLFIHPGQFAMAPGAFSAMGMGHLLASVTGGGSLENGALSSAPGAAGTATPFPFHLSQHMLASQGIPMPTFGGLFPYPYTYMAAAAAAASAMPATSAAAAGPLSRNPFLGSSRPRLRFSPYQLPVTIPPSTNLLTTGLPASLNPGSEGSKAGSSRESSPLPEVPLHKGGSQRPAASPKGSLKESLNELQNIQRLVSGLESQRELSPGRESPK; encoded by the exons ATGAGAGATCCAGCCTTCCCAGGGACTGCCATGGCTTACCACCCCTTCCACGCACCCCGGCCGGCTGACTTCCCCATGTCCGCTTTCCTCGCAGCCGCCCAGCCGTCCTTTTTCCCggctctggctctgcctccGGCGGCGCTGGCGAAGCCCATGCCGGACCCGGGGCTGGCCGGGGCGGCCGAGGCCGGGCTGCACGTCTCGGCCCTGGGACACCACCACCAAGCCGCCCATCTGCGCTCGCTCAAGAGCCTGGAGCCCGAGGAGGAGGTCGAGGACGACCCCAAAGTAACGCTGGAAGCCAAAGAGCTCTGGGACCAGTTTCACAAGCTGGGCACCGAGATGGTGATCACCAAGTCCGGGAG GAGGATGTTCCCCCCGTTCAAGGTGCGGGTGAGCGGCCTGGACAAGAAGGCCAAGTACATTTTGCTGATGGATATAGTGGCGGCCGACGATTGCCGGTACAAGTTCCACAACTCCCGCTGGATGGTGGCCGGCAAGGCCGACCCGGAGATGCCCAAGCGCATGTACATCCACCCCGACAGCCCGGCCACGGGGGAGCAGTGGATGGCCAAACCTGTTGCCTTTCACAAGCTGAAGCTCACCAACAACATCTCGGACAAGCACGGCTTT ACCATCCTGAACTCCATGCACAAGTACCAGCCCAGGTTCCACATAGTCCGGGCCAACGACATCCTCAAGCTGCCCTACAGCACCTTCCGCACCTACGTGTTCCCCGAGACCGACTTCATCGCCGTCACTGCCTACCAGAACGACAAG ATCACCCAGCTGAAAATCGATAACAACCCCTTCGCCAAGGGCTTTCGGGACACGGGCAATGGCCGGCGGGAGAAGAG GAAGCAGCTCTCGCTGCCGTCCCTGCGGATGTACGAGGAGCCCTGCAAGCCCGATCGCGACGGCGGGGAGTCGGACGCCAGTTCCTGCGAGCCCTCGGCCGTGCGCGACGCCCTCCACTCGCCCGTGGgtgccctccccagccccctgcgCCTCAAGGGCAGCGGCAGAG AGGAGAAGCCGGGGGCCGACAGCGATGCGGAGGTGGAGAAGGTGCCCGAGGAGCGGCCGGTGGCAGCCGCCAGCCCCAGCGGGGAGGACGCGACGCCCCGCGGCAGCCCCCGGTGCCTGGAGGAGCGGGGCAAGGAGAGGCACAGCCCGGAGAAGGTCAAGGATGGCGCATCCCCCCGGGAGGGTCCCGGCGAGGGCCTGTTCGGCACACGGGGCCTGGAGAAGGACAAGGTGGAAGGACGGAGGAAAGAGACGGAGCCGGGCAAGAAGGACACGGAGGGCGGCGGGCTGGGCAAGGAGGCCTTCGCCCCGCTGATGGTGCACACGGACAGCCCCCCGCACCTCAGCGCCGGGCACCTGCAGAGCCTGGCGCTCTCCGGCCTCCAcgggcagcagttcttcagCCCGCTGGGCGCCGGGCAGCCCCTCTTCATCCACCCGGGACAGTTCGCCATGGCCCCCGGCGCCTtctctgccatgggcatggGACACTTGCTGGCCTCGGTGACCGGTGGGGGCAGCCTGGAGAATGGAGCCCTCTCATCCGCCCCGGGCGCGGCAGGGACGGCcacccccttccctttccaccTCTCCCAGCACATGTTGGCCTCTCAG ggaATCCCGATGCCCACCTTCGGCGGACTCTTCCCCTACCCCTACACCTACatggcggcggcagcggcggccgcCTCGGCCATGCCGGCCACCAGcgccgcggccgcggggccgctgTCCCGCAACCCCTTCCTGGGCAGCAGCCGCCCCCGCCTGCGCTTCAGCCCCTACCAGCTCCCGGTCACCATCCCGCCCAGCACCAACCTGCTGACCACCGGCCTCCCCGCCAGCCTCAACCCCGGCTCCGAGGGCTCCAAGGCCGGCAGCAGCCGCGAAtccagccccctccccgagGTGCCCCTGCACAAGGGGGGCAGCCAgcgccccgccgcctcccccaagggctccctgaaGGAGTCCCTCAATGAACTGCAGAACATCCAGAGACTGGTGAGCGGGCTGGAGAGCCAGCGGGAGCTGTCGCCCGGCAGAGAGTCCCCCAAGTGA